ATTGAGCTTTCCGGGCGGGAGGAATACCTCCACGTTTTGGAAGAGGCCTTTGAGGAGTTCGCGCGGGTGTTCCCTGATTACCCCCTGACTGAAAAGATCGAGAAAGAACTTGAAGCCCTGAAAGGCAGAACCAGAAAAGCCTTATAAATTCTCCTTTTCCAGAGAAAGACTTAGAGGGTGGGGCCATGAAAGCCGTATACAGGGAGATGTGCCCAAACTGCTGGGGGAGAATATCCGACGAAAGGCTCGTAATGAGGAACCCGTGTGAAGAATGCCTCGACGAACCCGTTCACGCTGACTCCTACTTCCAGCTCGTTTCTGCGGTGAGGAATGCGCTTAAACTCAGGGGCACTCTCAAGGAGTGGGAGAAAATATACCAGCTTGAGAACCAGACGAGGGAGATAGAGGAGTTCTTCAAGAAAGCCACAGGCTTTACGTTCTGGAGCGCCCAGAGGACTTGGGTAAAGAGGCTTCTCAAGGGGAGGAGCTTCTCCATCATAGCGCCTACTGGAATGGGTAAGAGCACCTTTGGCGCCTTCATGGCCGTCTGGCACGCTCTAAAGGGCAAGAAGAGCTACATAGTAGTCCCAACAACTCCTCTCGTCATCCAGACCGTCAGGAAGATAGAGGGTATAATGGAGAACGCGAACGCCGACGTCAGGCTCGCCTACTACCACGGGAACCTCAGGAAGAAGGAAAAAGAGGAGATGCTTGAGAGAATCAAAAACGAGGACTACGACATCCTTGTAACCAGCGCCCAGTGGCTGGCCAGGAACTACGAAGAGGTTCTGAAGGGCAGGCACTTCGACTTCATATTCGTTGACGATGTTGACGCTTTCCTTAAGGCGAGCAAGAACATAGACCGCTCCCTTTATCTCCTCGGCTTTACGGATGAGATAATCCAGAAGGCCTGGGAAATAATCAGGCTGAAGAAGCAGATGTCAAGATACCTGAACGGGAACTCAGAGGACAGAAATGAGAAGCTGAACGGGCTTAACAGGGAAATAGAAAAGCTTCAGAGGGAGATAGAAAAGTTCAAGCGGAAGAACAAGATTGGAATAATGATAATCGCATCTGCCACGGGTTCCGCGAGGGGCGACAGGATAAAGCTCTACCGCGAGCTTCTGGGCTTTGAAGTCGGAAGCGGAAGGAGCGCCCTTAGGAATGTCGTTGACAGCTACCTCAAGCCAACTAAAGACATTAAGGAGCACGTTGAGGAGCTTCTCACAAGGCTCGGAAAGGGCGGCCTGATATTCGTCCCAGTTGATCAGGGTCTTGGCTACGCTGAGGAATTAGCTAATTATCTCAGCGAGAAGGGCTTTAAGATAGAGCTCGTCTCGTCCAAGAACAAGAAGGCCCTTGAGAAATTCGAGAACGGCGAGGCGGACTACCTGATAGGTTCTGCCACCTATTACGGCTCCCTCGTCAGGGGTATTGACCTACCGCACCTCATACGCTACGCCGTCTTCACGGGCGTTCCGAAGTTCCGCTTTAGTATAGACCTTGAGAGACCAACCATATATCGTGCCCTAGGCCTGCTCAGCGAGATAATGGACTTCCTCAGTGAGGAAGACAGGAGGCAAGCCGAAAAGCTCCACGCCCGCTTGAGGAGGCTCATAAGGAACATCCCGCAGTTCGAGCTCCTAAAGATTGAAGAGGCCCTTGCCGAGGGTCTCCCGATAGAAAACGAGTTCCACAACCACGTCCTCGGCGTTTTCCGCGAGCTGGTGGAGTTCCTGAGGAGGGTTCTCAGAGACGAGGAAGTCCTTAGAAAGCTCGCCGAAGATCCGTTCATAAGCCTGGTCAAGGAAGAGGGCAAGTGGTACATTGAGATACCCGACGTCAGAACCTACATCCAGGCAACGGGAAGGACGAGCAGGCTCTTCGCGGGAGGAATCACGAAGGGTCTGAGCGTCCTCATAGTGGACAACGAGAAGGTCTTCAACGGCCTCGTCAGGCAGATGCGCTGGCGTTTCCAGGAGTTCAAGATGGTTCCATTCGAGGAGCTTGACCTCGATGAGATTCTCAGGCAGATAGACGAGGACAGAGAGAAGGTCAGGCTCGTTATGGAGGGCAAAATAAGCGCCAAAGTCAAAGACCTCGTCAGGTCTGCCCTCATGATAGTCGAGAGCCCGAACAAGGCCAGAACTATAGCGAACTTCTTCGGTCAGCCGAGCAAGACGAGGATAGGGGACCTGGTCGCCTACGAGATAAGCGTTGGGGACAGGATGCTGACGATTCTGGCCAGCGGAGGTCATATGTTCGACCTCGTCACGAACGAGGGCTATCACGGCGTTCTAATCCAGAACGAGGGTGACATGCTGAAGTTCATTCCCGTTTACGACACCCTCAAGAGATGCCGTGACTGCGGCCACCAGTTCGTGGACTGGGAGAAGAAAGGGGTGTGCCCGCGCTGTGGCTCTACTAATGTCAGGGACGCCCTTGAGAACGTCATTGCTATGCGCGAGATAGCACAGGAAGTTGATGAAATCCTCATAGCGACCGACCCCGATACCGAGGGTGAGAAGATAGCCTGGGACATCAGGAACGTCCTCGCCCCGTACACGCCCAACATAAAGCGCATAGAGTTCCACGAGGTAACGAGGCCGGCCATAATGAAGGCCATCCAGGAGGCGAGAGATGTCAACGAGAACCGCGTCAACGCGCAGATCGTTAGGAGAATCGAGGACAGATGGATAGGCTTCGAGCTGAGCCAGGAGCTCCAGAGGGTCTTTGAGAGCTACAACCTGTCAGCAGGAAGAGTTCAGACACCGGTTCTCGGCTGGATAATCGAGCGCTATAAGGAGTTCACGGAGAGCGAAGTTTACTTCCTCGGCCTGACCCTTGAGAACGGCTTACAGGTAACTATTGAACTCGGAAAAGACGGCAAAGACGTAGAGCCGCCTGAATACGTCACCGTCGAGGAAGTCCAGCTCGAGGAGAGGGAACTCAACCCAGCTCCACCATATACTACGGACGCGATGCTGAAAGATGCTTCGACCTTCCTGAAGCTTTCGGCTCCCGAAACGATGAGGCTCGCACAGGATCTCTTCGAGGCAGGTCTCTGCGTCACACCCGATACTCTCGTTAGCCTTGCCGACGGAAGGATCATGGAGATAAAGGATGCGGTGGAGAAGTCCGAGGGGAATCTGCTCTCAGTGAACGGCCTTAAGCCAAAAGAAGCAAAAGCCCTCAAGTTCTGGGAGATTGACTGGAACGGGCCTCTTAAGGTCATCAAGCTCAAAAACGGACACGAAATTAAGGCAACTCCCGACCATGGTCTCCTCGTGATGAGAGAGGGCAAGCTCGGCTGGGTCTCCGCCAAGAACGTCAGGGAAGGAGACTACGTTGCCTTCGCCTACAACACCGGCCACCGTGGAAGAGATGAATACACGCTCCTCAAACTCATGATAAAGCTCGGAATAACCGACGTGATGGTCGAGCTGGACGAGGAGTATTTCAACGAGAAGGTAGCTCCAATCGTCAGGGAGAGGATCTCAACGAGCACCAAGTACAAGTATCTCCGCAGGCGTGTCCTTCCCCTCTACCTTCTCCAGGAATGGGGGCTTGATGACTACGAGGCCCACGTGAAGTCCCTCTACCGCCAAAGGGCAGGCTCAAAGCCCATACCCAACTTCAAACTTGACGGGAGGTTCTGGTACGTCTTCGGCCTCGTCCTTGGCGATGGAACCCTAAGGGACAGCAAGGTCTTGATTTCCCAGACTCCCCTGAAGGACGTTAAATCCGTACTCGAAGATGTTTTCCCGTTCCTCCGTGTCTTTGAAACGACGAACCAGGTTGGCTTCTCGAACTCAATCATCGCCGAGGTCTTCAGGAGACTTGGAGCGAGAAAAGGAAAGCTCCACCCGCTCGTGTTTGGACTCCGTGAGGAGTACATCAACGCAATGATCGCAGGCTATTTTGACACGGATGGAACTTTCTCCATCCTCAACGACAGGAAAGGGCCGAACTTCAGGGGGATCCTGACTTCAAAGAGGGGCGACGTCCTCAGAATGCTCAGCGTTTACCTCTACCAGATCGGCATCATGAACTACCTCAGACGGGACGAGCGCACTGGGGTTTGGGACTTGATAATAAGCAACAGGAGCCTCGAAAAGTTCAGGGAGAAAATATACCCGTACCTTAGAATTAGAAGGGCGCAGTTTGACGAGGCGTATTCCGTTTACAGGGCATCGCGGAGGGCCTTTGAGGGTGACCTGCTCCCGGTCGCTCCCGTCTTCGGAAAGCTGAAGTTCAAAAACGGCACCAAGAACAGGATCCTGAAGGAAACTGGAATCGACGTTTGGAACTGGCTCAAACGTCCGGAGGGAGAGATTCCACGGGACAAACTCTCAAAGGTGCTTGAGTACGCAGAGGAAAGCCCAGAGAAGGAGTTCCTCAAGTCCCTCGTCGAGGCGGGGGTTAC
This sequence is a window from Thermococcus kodakarensis KOD1. Protein-coding genes within it:
- the rgy gene encoding reverse gyrase, whose translation is MKAVYREMCPNCWGRISDERLVMRNPCEECLDEPVHADSYFQLVSAVRNALKLRGTLKEWEKIYQLENQTREIEEFFKKATGFTFWSAQRTWVKRLLKGRSFSIIAPTGMGKSTFGAFMAVWHALKGKKSYIVVPTTPLVIQTVRKIEGIMENANADVRLAYYHGNLRKKEKEEMLERIKNEDYDILVTSAQWLARNYEEVLKGRHFDFIFVDDVDAFLKASKNIDRSLYLLGFTDEIIQKAWEIIRLKKQMSRYLNGNSEDRNEKLNGLNREIEKLQREIEKFKRKNKIGIMIIASATGSARGDRIKLYRELLGFEVGSGRSALRNVVDSYLKPTKDIKEHVEELLTRLGKGGLIFVPVDQGLGYAEELANYLSEKGFKIELVSSKNKKALEKFENGEADYLIGSATYYGSLVRGIDLPHLIRYAVFTGVPKFRFSIDLERPTIYRALGLLSEIMDFLSEEDRRQAEKLHARLRRLIRNIPQFELLKIEEALAEGLPIENEFHNHVLGVFRELVEFLRRVLRDEEVLRKLAEDPFISLVKEEGKWYIEIPDVRTYIQATGRTSRLFAGGITKGLSVLIVDNEKVFNGLVRQMRWRFQEFKMVPFEELDLDEILRQIDEDREKVRLVMEGKISAKVKDLVRSALMIVESPNKARTIANFFGQPSKTRIGDLVAYEISVGDRMLTILASGGHMFDLVTNEGYHGVLIQNEGDMLKFIPVYDTLKRCRDCGHQFVDWEKKGVCPRCGSTNVRDALENVIAMREIAQEVDEILIATDPDTEGEKIAWDIRNVLAPYTPNIKRIEFHEVTRPAIMKAIQEARDVNENRVNAQIVRRIEDRWIGFELSQELQRVFESYNLSAGRVQTPVLGWIIERYKEFTESEVYFLGLTLENGLQVTIELGKDGKDVEPPEYVTVEEVQLEERELNPAPPYTTDAMLKDASTFLKLSAPETMRLAQDLFEAGLCVTPDTLVSLADGRIMEIKDAVEKSEGNLLSVNGLKPKEAKALKFWEIDWNGPLKVIKLKNGHEIKATPDHGLLVMREGKLGWVSAKNVREGDYVAFAYNTGHRGRDEYTLLKLMIKLGITDVMVELDEEYFNEKVAPIVRERISTSTKYKYLRRRVLPLYLLQEWGLDDYEAHVKSLYRQRAGSKPIPNFKLDGRFWYVFGLVLGDGTLRDSKVLISQTPLKDVKSVLEDVFPFLRVFETTNQVGFSNSIIAEVFRRLGARKGKLHPLVFGLREEYINAMIAGYFDTDGTFSILNDRKGPNFRGILTSKRGDVLRMLSVYLYQIGIMNYLRRDERTGVWDLIISNRSLEKFREKIYPYLRIRRAQFDEAYSVYRASRRAFEGDLLPVAPVFGKLKFKNGTKNRILKETGIDVWNWLKRPEGEIPRDKLSKVLEYAEESPEKEFLKSLVEAGVTWVKVKGVEEELYTGKLYDFTTTTENFLSNGAVSHNCTYHRTDSTHVSNTGIEVAKEYITQELGEKYFKPRPWGEEGAHEAIRPTRPIDTGRLMQLIRDGIIQLPRNLTRNHYRLYDMIFRRFMTSQMTPAKILYEKAVINAGVGKAELEGYVEIIEDGWTRLRSPPLRELPKLEKGMKLKVVEAKKWKAPKVSLYTQGDIIALMKERKIGRPSTYAKIVETLMRRGYVVETKGRKKLLPTEKGIKVYHYLVSKYRDLVSEERTRELEEIMDRIEEGIEDYIKVLGELYSEIQRYVSG